One Terriglobales bacterium DNA segment encodes these proteins:
- a CDS encoding aldolase/citrate lyase family protein encodes MSRIARVVEEHGGPLLGIAAYFYDPIFVEIAAKLGFRVLWIEMEHAFITFAQAADLCRIASGAGMLTMIRIPDSRRENVLKAAECGPDIIDLPMADSLQIVREFIQHARFRPDGARGYFSVPRALDYGMVDSLPQAQQKLNTELSLMIQIETAEAVQRAEELCAIPGVDIFLGPADLSSSLGVPGETTHAKVVEAAQACIRSARKHGKLIAVGSPLPDVQFWADQGVDILFCGNDVACLRIGAQSIVKQASAALQNRKVSTTAR; translated from the coding sequence ATGTCGCGAATCGCGCGAGTAGTTGAAGAGCACGGCGGTCCGCTGTTGGGGATCGCCGCCTACTTCTACGACCCGATATTTGTAGAGATCGCCGCCAAGCTGGGTTTTCGCGTGCTCTGGATCGAGATGGAGCATGCCTTCATCACCTTCGCGCAGGCCGCCGACCTTTGCCGAATCGCTTCGGGAGCAGGCATGCTCACGATGATCCGCATTCCTGACAGCCGCCGCGAGAATGTGTTGAAGGCTGCAGAGTGCGGACCCGACATCATCGATCTACCCATGGCCGATTCACTGCAGATTGTTCGTGAGTTCATTCAGCATGCGCGCTTTCGTCCGGACGGCGCGCGTGGCTACTTCAGCGTTCCACGGGCTCTTGATTACGGCATGGTAGATAGCCTGCCACAGGCGCAGCAGAAGCTGAACACAGAGCTCAGTCTGATGATCCAGATTGAAACTGCGGAGGCTGTACAGCGCGCCGAGGAACTGTGTGCCATTCCGGGAGTCGACATTTTCCTCGGCCCTGCTGACCTGTCTTCGAGTCTCGGAGTACCAGGCGAGACGACACACGCCAAGGTAGTTGAAGCGGCACAGGCGTGCATTCGCAGTGCGAGAAAGCACGGAAAGCTGATTGCTGTGGGCAGTCCATTGCCCGATGTTCAGTTTTGGGCCGATCAGGGCGTTGACATCCTTTTCTGCGGCAACGATGTGGCCTGTCTAAGGATCGGAGCCCAATCCATCGTCAAGCAGGCGAGCGCCGCACTTCAAAACCGGAAAGTGAGCACTACCGCACGATGA
- a CDS encoding aldo/keto reductase, whose amino-acid sequence MKFKQLKQTDLAVSGLCFGTMTFGKPADQQTCTRMVDQCIEAGINFFDTANMYQLGVAETMLGEALKGRRAKQILATKVRFKMGEGADESGLSKRAIYRAIDESLKRLQTDYVDIYYLHFPDYAVPIEETLEALELLTGQGKIRYSGTSNYAAWQQSEMLSIAEKNSYKPAVITQPMYNLLARGIEQEWLPMTKHFRLSNIVYNPLAGGLLTGKHHIQSVTPGTRFDSNKLYQDRYWHPEDFAAVEKLQSIAKKAGRSLVSLALNWLLHHTVSDCVILGASRPEQLAENLAACEEGPLPDDVVKACDEIWNELRGPIPAYNR is encoded by the coding sequence ATGAAGTTCAAACAGCTCAAGCAGACTGATCTAGCGGTTTCAGGTCTGTGCTTTGGCACTATGACCTTCGGCAAACCCGCCGATCAGCAGACCTGCACTCGCATGGTCGACCAATGCATCGAAGCGGGAATCAACTTTTTCGATACCGCCAACATGTATCAGCTAGGCGTGGCCGAAACGATGTTGGGAGAGGCGCTGAAAGGCAGGCGCGCCAAGCAGATCCTTGCTACAAAGGTTCGCTTCAAAATGGGAGAAGGCGCAGACGAAAGCGGACTCTCCAAGCGAGCCATTTATCGAGCGATTGACGAAAGCTTGAAACGACTCCAAACCGACTACGTCGACATCTACTATCTGCACTTTCCCGACTATGCAGTTCCAATTGAGGAAACGCTGGAAGCGCTGGAGCTCTTGACCGGGCAAGGAAAGATTCGTTATTCCGGCACGTCGAACTATGCGGCCTGGCAACAAAGCGAAATGCTGAGCATTGCGGAGAAGAACTCCTACAAGCCGGCGGTCATCACGCAACCGATGTACAACCTGCTGGCTCGCGGCATCGAGCAGGAGTGGCTTCCGATGACGAAGCATTTCAGGCTGTCGAACATTGTCTACAATCCGCTCGCCGGGGGCTTACTCACGGGCAAGCACCACATTCAGTCGGTCACGCCGGGCACGCGCTTTGACAGCAATAAGTTGTATCAGGACCGCTATTGGCATCCGGAAGATTTCGCGGCTGTCGAGAAGCTGCAGTCAATCGCAAAGAAAGCGGGCCGTTCACTCGTAAGCCTCGCGCTCAATTGGCTTCTGCATCACACGGTCAGTGATTGCGTGATTCTGGGAGCATCGCGTCCGGAGCAACTGGCGGAGAATCTTGCCGCGTGTGAGGAGGGACCACTTCCTGACGACGTGGTGAAGGCTTGCGACGAAATATGGAATGAACTGCGCGGGCCGATTCCTGCGTACAACCGGTAG